A single Anopheles maculipalpis chromosome 3RL, idAnoMacuDA_375_x, whole genome shotgun sequence DNA region contains:
- the LOC126561102 gene encoding uncharacterized protein LOC126561102 — protein sequence MKLLSWLIVVCATFAPSLGSFVECDLDLEDPAIISRLPEQCQNVDDATKSLMIEESASFKLFHQKLLEYEASQVPASEDAVHMDMDFRNELYAAGDLHECLSLNDTLNQYLRCVMDKRNKMLEIVEQAGSL from the exons ATGAAGCTTCTCAGttggttgattgttgtttgtgcTACATTTGCC CCATCGTTGGGCAGTTTCGTTGAGTGTGATCTTGATCTGGAAGATCCCGCAATTATCAGCCGACTGCCAGAACAGTGCCAGAATGTGGATGATGCTACCAAATCGTTAATGATCGAAGAATCGGCAAGCTTTAAATTGTTCCATCAGAAGCTGCTAGAGTATGAAGCTTCCCAGGTTCCGGCCAGTGAAGATGCGGTGCACATGGATATGGATTTCCGTAACGAACTGTACGCAGCTGGTGATCTGCACGAGTGTCTAAGCTTAAACGATACGCTTAACCAGTACTTACGGTGCGTGATGGACAAGCGGAACAAAATGTTGGAAATAGTTGAACAAGCTGGCTCTTTATGA
- the LOC126561104 gene encoding putative gustatory receptor 59f encodes MFSMGLLFDYLHFGSFYGTLFSLGAYLLPNMFAIMSLAQYYAGAVLIYKLQKKINLMLGSGNVNLEQTKHLYLQLDDCVRLITRSYALLIVTNVFGSINVTSLQLLEIYQYVQANDSNIIYMAYNVLWILLQLCMLLMVLCPSERIKQENESSVLVEDQQLTRLRMLTLGQKKIVPTACGILKLELSSLSSIFVALLSFMIILIQFDSAKLNKHNGAVTALDSIYNSKG; translated from the exons ATGTTCAGCATGGGATTGTTGTTCGATTATCTgcattttggaagtttttatGGCACTCTGTTCTCGCTGGGGGCCTATCTGTTGCCGAACATGTTTGCGATTATGTCTCTTGCCCAATACTATGCTGGTGCTGTACTGATATACAAGTTGCAGAAGAAAATTAACCTAATGCTTGGTTCGGGTAATGTAAACCTAGAACAGACGAAGCATCTTTACCTTCAGCTTGATGATTGTGTTCGACTCATCACCCGTTCATACGCACTGCTGATAGTAACTAATGTTTTCGGCAGTATAAATGTAACTAGTTTACAGCTGCTGGAAATCTACCAGTACGTGCAGGCAAATGATTCGAATATTATCTATATGGCTTACAACGTTCTTTGGATTTTGCTACAATTATGCATGCTGTTGATGGTGCTGTGTCCTAGCGAAAGGATCAAGCAGGAG AACGAGTCTTCGGTGTTGGTAGAAGATCAG CAATTGACTCGCCTCAGAATGCTAACGCTGGGCCAGAAGAAGATCGTACCTACAGCTTGTGGGATTCTCAAGCTAGAACTATCTTCACTATCCTCG ATCTTTGTCGCACTGCTCTCGTTCATGATCATACTGATACAGTTCGATTCCGCCAAGCTTAACAAACACAACGGAGCAGTTACGGCGCTGGACAGTATCTATAACTCCAAAGGTTGA